A segment of the Necator americanus strain Aroian chromosome IV, whole genome shotgun sequence genome:
TTCGCCGTCTACAGAGACCTAAATAGAGGTTAATTGAAGCAATTTTACGTTATTGCATCAAGTACAGCACCATCCTAAGTTTGTTTTTCAATGATCTTTCAAATTAGCGGGAACTAAAGCCATATACATCTAAGCTAGTCTTATATAGTGTTCCACCGTATGAAGCGCCGCTGGTAGTACGCCACAGACGCTGCCCAGTCTACCAACGAATGGGTACTATTGTGCAGGATCACCAGCGATGATTTAACATTTGACATAACTATACACAGAATATCAGAGAgatataggtcacagagcgatACCACATTACTCCAACTTGTGAAAACAAACTTTCTCTTTGCCTCAACTTTATTTGTGACAGAGTTAGTGCCACTCCACGACGCAGCATTgcccaagcacaattacaggATATTCTTGAAAGATGTGCTAATTTTCCTTAAGGAAAAATACTAGtaggggtaatatatgagatccAGTGCTTAAGGTGCAGTTCAACTCACATTGAGGAAACCAGTAGAAATCTTGGGGTGAATGCTGCTGAATCATGACAGGGAGACGCCATGGAAGCTTGATAGAACCAGAAGGCACAGAAGACACAAGAAGACGCACATGAAGTCCACAACGGAAACGGATTGTGATTTGAAATTCGTTAAAGTGTTTAGGAGACAAAATATTGGTAAGGAAGAAGTAGAAAgagttttggattcttaaaaagAACCCTTCAACGATTAATAGGAATACATTCTTGTTAATGACTATTGAGTTCTTGTCACTTGCActgctctgtgacctataactcTGATATTGCGTGTATAGATCAAATGTTATATCGTCATTGGTGACCCTGGTCAGCGGTACCATTCGTTGGTACACTGACCAGTGGGTCCTACCACGATGTAAACGGCTTCCgttttcactaccttgaacgattatcgactTAGAGTAGTATggcacgtgacagaataaacgTGAGATTATTCCAGTCAACCTCTacttaggcctctgaagacagCGAAAAAGCTAAAACGTCAGGCTTATAAAGATTCCGCCTGTGGACATCGTAATACGCTCTAATAGAAAACATGTACAGAATTATTCCGAGGTTCCAAGACCCgagaatttttgaactttttaatTTGCATTTGAAATTCTACGCAAGGTCAAATTTTACAAGAGAAACGTAATCAGTTTTAGGAAATGTAATCAACATTCAGACTGGGGAATGGGTAGGATATCTTAGTGGAGTTGGCGCTGGTCTGGATTCATTTTACGAATACTTTCTGAAAGGTATTGATCTTAAAATATTCCGTATTTGTGTGTCCCTGTAGAAACTATGGGAAGCTACCACAGTTTtccttgaagttttttttttgaattttaaggaCCTTTTTCTTTACGTTTTTTGCACGTCGTAGTTTTGATGTTGGGGTTAGATTTGCCATAGTATGATGTTGTTTCTCATTCGCTGTTCagttccctttcttttttctattcatttgttcaGAACGCAACTTTTTAGCCTATATCTTATTTGGCGAATCGCGCGATCTGCAATTATTCAACGAGGCATATAACGCCATTCTCGCGAATATGCGGCGTGGAAGGTTTGCCGCACTTTTCGCCCTGTCTGCTAGATTTCTTTCTGCCCTCAAATTTAGTACAACATCCTTTTTAGAATTATGTGCAACTCTCAGGATGGAGAACCTCCATTATTTGTTAATGTGGACGCTCGAGATGGTACCACTGCCAATACATGGATCGATTCTTTACAAGTCTGTTAATGTTAtgccttttttgttcttcatctAGGTGAAATTTTGTAACATAGTTGTTGAGGCAAGCTTTGCCGGGCTTCTGGTATTAGCTGGTCATCTGGAGGAAGCAATATGTCAACATGCGTTCTACTATGCGGTGTGGAGTAAATACGGTGTTCTACCAGAGCGTTATAATTGGTATCTTAAGTAAGTTCAggactgctttttttcaaagttttctaaaCTTCTCTTCTGTGGTGAGATGTTTTTCGTTCTGGATGTttctttgattattttcttaaaatatttttttttattgcaatgAACGTTTAGACGCCCTGATGTTAGTTTTTACCCTCTACGGCCCGAGTTTGTGGAGTCAAcatattttctgtatttggCCACTAAAAATCCCTTTTACCTTCATGTCGGTAGAGAAATTATGGATTCCTTGAACAGTAAAACAAGAGCaagttttcataatttttttcaggttaCAAAGGATTTGAGAGtgaattaaaaagaattttcaggtGAAATGTGGGTTTGCCACCGTTCATAATGTAAACGATGGTAGTCTCGAAGATCGCATGGAGTCATTTTTCCTCGCTGAAACGATGAAATATCTCTACTTGGTTTGTGTGATAAGTTAACTGCACCAGTctacttttacatttttcttccccAGTTCTGATGATATTTCCTCTTCAGTTGTTTGATGAGGAAAATCCTGTTAACCTCCGACAAGAGCGGCTACTTTTCACTACTGAGGGTCATGTTGTACCAATTCTTCATCGATTCAGGTGACTTcgcctttttgaatttttttaacgtcCTGAAGTTTGAAATGGTTTTTCAGAACGCATTCGTTCGTTGAACCTCGCTTTCATATCAGAACAAATCTCCGCAGATTACTTGGAGGTCCAGAGCAAGGACTCATATTCGCTAGTACGTATTTTCTGGTTTGAAGTACAGTCCCATTTCTGCTTCCTCTGGTTGCAAAGCATTGCATTCTAGTATTCCCTCTTTTAGTATTTTAGTACTCCTTAACGAACGGTTGGAACAGCGAATGCATTGGGAATTATTCAACTCTAGTGCAGTTGTTCTAGTAAAAGCAGTATAGGTTATAACGTGTCGTCTTCTAGTTTTGTCTTGAATCTAATAATATAATCTTATGTAATAATGTGTACTTGAGTGTCCTAAATTCCCCTAGTTTAGCAATgcctttcattttctattaaaaaaaaacagcgatatttaatattaatattagtcACGCTCTACTCTGCTAACTGTTCGTCGCGgtgcattttttgtttctttatgttttttagATGGCGATGAGGCCGTCAGGCGTCCTTCGGAAAGCTATAGCAGATCTGTTGGAAATTCATCGTGTGAGACAACGGAAGCATTCCCACGACACATACCTCCTCTCAACGATCACCATATgaaggaaattttccattctgtTGGTCTTATGTGGGAGTGGTGGAGTTGATCGGAAATCCTTTCTTGTAGATTTTTAAGACTTGCAGCTATACTGTCTTAGAAGCGGGAGGAAAAATATGGTGACTAAGCAGAATTATTATTTCACAATTATTCTTAAAATCAGTAAGTCTAATTGGGCTAAACTGCAGTTGTTAGCAAACTGCATTGGTAGCAGAAGATCAGTTTGGCTTCTTTACCCTTCTCACTGAGCACTTCCTCTGTTTGATCAATTCCATCAACACGAATTCTGTGTTGTGTCGAATTCTCGCATCATTTCAGCGCCATAACTAGCTTGGTTAGAAGTTTGTCAAGGTGGTTTCCATCGAGTTGAGAGTGAACATTTTCAACAAACTCTTTGCCACTCGATTTCCTAACGCATCATTTTTTGTGAagtcgaaaaagaaatgtgtcCAAAGAATAAGTACTGATAAGAAAATTGCTAATTGTAAGAAAATTGATAATTGTCTTCGAAAGAAAACTTCTCTAATTCCtttactttttgaagaaaatgaaaagagatgcTTAGTCACTGTATTTTTGCGCAACCGTTGTTTCGTTCAGTTCGGCTAGATTTGTTCATCGAAATTTTCCGACGTCTAGTCTTTTCTGCGGGTTGGCTGTATGTATTATATACGGAACTGTATGCACGTTTCATGCTATACATTTATCTGTGCTTGTGCCTTGTTCATTTCGGGAAGATGTCACTTTTTAAGGTGAACCATATCTTGCGATTTCTGTGATATGTGATAAcctctttctttctcaggGTTTCTAAACCCTCGTTATTCTTTCATTTGGAAAGTGTATAGAGATAAAGAGAATTCTTTATTTGGGGGTATGTGTAGTCTTCAGATTTCAGTTATACGGAAAAGAACCGCACTTACTTCTCTCGCTTGCTTTTTGCTGCTGTCTTTCGTGTCATCCAGTTCCATTAGAATTAGTTGGAGAAAGTTCGTTAGAAATGACAGGTTGGTAGCGTTTTCCATTGGTGGTAAATGTTTACCTATCTTTCGTGGTCTATTCATGACAACCGCGTGGTGTCACGAAAATTTAGAGTGTCGCTCTGAAATTCTTTGCACATTTCGTGCTATTGATGTAGATagtcatttgtttgtttcgcATGCATGCAATGATATGTAGTATGATGGTTAactaatctttattttttacccATATAGTTTGCCTGTACTCccaataaatctttttttgttacaggttttctgtattttgttttcgtgTCGAAGGGGAATTGCAACTTGAAATTTGTTATTCTCTTCAAATCATTTCTGTCTTCTCCATTCTCTTTTcatattcacttttattttttttccaccgcGTTTTGAACTTAATGAATCGGTTCTTGAAATCCTAGTGAATCAACCTCTTTTCTGTTGCGAAGTAACCGTTGGTTTTTGTGCGACGTTCTTTGGTTACCTTCTTTAtgtcctgtttttctttcgtattaTTCGGCAAAGCTTATCAATTCTTAACTCCTTCACTTTATTCTATATTCTTTCCCACATAAACCAGGCTATATCGACTGTCATCTGTCGAGAGCTGATGTGAGTTGCTGTGGAGTGATATTTACCAACATTGGAACCTTTAAATCCAAATCTGCtttgattattttgatttttcctaaTATTGTCTAATAGTCCCGTGTTTGGCGTTCATAATGCCATCTCACACATGTCTACCAATGTTTTTACTTTCGTTTGGTCTTTTCATTCTCGATAGTCTTTTTATATCTATCTCTACATATGTTACctttcataatttttgcaCTAATGAGTGTTGCACGCGGGTTTTGTATTTGCAGGTTCatctttcaaattcaattcaataatTCCGCAATTTTTCACTCTGATAaaagttcaggaaaaaattgaattggaATATGAGGCTAAAGTTTTTCTGCTGTCACAAACTATTAGTGGTCGAGTTAGAGGGATGGAAGAAAACTTTGTATTCTATGTTTGAACACATGTCATTGAACTCATTTAAATGCGAGATTGTTCGAAAATTGAAAGATCGACATGATGTTGCAAATAAGAAAGGGGGATGTGTGCCGCAAACATTGCGGCGTATAAGCGATTTATTTTCTAGCAAGAACGGATTTTACTGCTGTATTTCTCCGTCTTGTTCCTGATGttcgaagaaaaggaaaacctgcttgaaggaaatgttttgttttttctgatGTAGCACTGTACTAATCCATTAGGTTGGTCACTTCACTGCGTTTAATTCCAGTCAAAGATCATCGACCgaattatttatctttttttcgaaggtcCACGAAGTTGAGTCTTGCATTGTTGTTAAATGTTAGTAATAATCTACACACGTGTGTCATTCTTACCATTTTGAGGTGGAGACAAACTAGTGAACTAGATAACTGAGAATAGTTCTTTCATTCCTAATTAGAGCTTTTAGGATTCTCGTTCACCACTGCAACTTTTtagacttttatttttgtatgtgATTCTCCTTCGGTTTCGTTTGAAGATCAGCTTTTTCTACGAAATAGGAACAAAGGAACAGAGGAAACTTTTAGGAACAAAGTTGTGTAGTTCTATTCATGTTATTCGTCAAAAGAGGGATTTGAAGGTCATCATTATACGATAAAACCTCCAGAACTGAAAATGAGGGTGAAATTGATGCAAAATAGGGTGCTTCAGTTATTTAATAACCACAAGTCTGCATCAAGTTGAGATGACGATCTTGACAACGAGATTTTCACTTAGAATACAGCTTCTAGTATTAGATTTTGatacatttctttcctttgcgCTGTTATGATTTGTTATTATGTCCATTAAATTAAGAATAATAAAGTTACAATGCTATGAAATAACATTTCAATATTTccgaatgaaaaatttttgaagatgaaaatCTCTCGATCAGACGACTTCTACTTGATCTCTTTGTATTCCTCTGTGTACGACAATGCCGCAGCTACAtagatgtttgtttttgtttaccaaGAAGAGCAGTTATCGATCACTTCAGTTAGAGATAGCCAGCATTTTCAT
Coding sequences within it:
- a CDS encoding hypothetical protein (NECATOR_CHRIV.G16008.T1) gives rise to the protein MISKGNYVVLMIIICFLCKYNQSTWHPFIASPWQRRYSTFSKADRMEAMKEAREMFYFGYENYMSHAFPADELDPIHCTGRGHDHGDPSNININDVLGDYSLTLIDSLDTLVILGDYEEFRRAVFLVINTVSFEKNTTVQVFEATIRVIGSLLSAHLIASDQSRMLGDFYIPEYNGELLTLAHDLAARLLPAFEGTKTGIPYPRVNLVHGVLPDTIEETCTAGAGSLLVEFGILSRLLGDQTFERTARRINEKLWELRDSNTGLPGNVINIQTGEWVGYLSGVGAGLDSFYEYFLKAYILFGESRDLQLFNEAYNAILANMRRGRIMCNSQDGEPPLFVNVDARDGTTANTWIDSLQASFAGLLVLAGHLEEAICQHAFYYAVWSKYGVLPERYNWYLKRPDVSFYPLRPEFVESTYFLYLATKNPFYLHVGREIMDSLNSKTRVKCGFATVHNVNDGSLEDRMESFFLAETMKYLYLLFDEENPVNLRQERLLFTTEGHVVPILHRFRTHSFVEPRFHIRTNLRRLLGGPEQGLIFANGDEAVRRPSESYSRSVGNSSCETTEAFPRHIPPLNDHHMKEIFHSVGLMWEWWS